One Lampris incognitus isolate fLamInc1 chromosome 14, fLamInc1.hap2, whole genome shotgun sequence DNA window includes the following coding sequences:
- the chmp5a gene encoding charged multivesicular body protein 5 — protein sequence MNRIFGRGKPKAPPPNLSDCIGNVDARTESIDKKISRLDAELVKYKDQMKKMRDGPSKNMVKQKAMRVLKQKRMYEGQRDQLAQQSFNMEQANYTIQSLKDTKTTVEAMKIGAKEMKRAYKDVKLDQIEDLQDQLEDMMEEANEVQEALSRSYGTPEIDDDDLEAELDALGDELLLDDDNTYLDEASAAPSIPEGIPSDSKTNKDGVLVDEFGLPQIPAT from the exons ATGAATAGAATATTTGGCCGGGGAAAACCGAAAGCGCCTCCTCCGAATCTATCGGACTGCATAGGCAAT GTGGATGCTAGGACAGAGTCCATAGACAAGAAGATCAGCAGGTTAGATGCTGAACTCGTGAAGTACAAAGatcaaatgaagaaaatgagagatggGCCCTCAAAG AATATGGTGAAACAGAAGGCGATGAGAGTCCTGAAGCAAAAGAGAAT GTATGAAGGTCAACGGGATCAGCTGGCCCAGCAGTCTTTTAACATGGAGCAAGCAAACTACACCATCCAGTCACTAAAGGACACCAAAACAACA gTGGAGGCCATGAAAATTGGTGCAAAGGAAATGAAGAGAGCTTACAAGGATGTAAAACTGGATCAGATTGAG GATTTACAGGACCAACTGGAGGACATGATGGAGGAGGCTAACGAAGTTCAAGAGGCCCTGAGCCGCAGCTACGGCACACCGGAAATAGATGATGATGATCTAGAAGCAG AGCTGGATGCCCTGGGAGATGAGCTGCTGCTGGATGATGATAACACCTACCTGGACGAGGCCTCCGCTGCCCCGTCTATACCCGAGGGAATACCCAGTGACAGCAAGACAAACAAG GATGGTGTTTTGGTTGATGAATTTGGCCTACCACAGATTCCTGCCACATAG